In a genomic window of Candidatus Methylomirabilis sp.:
- a CDS encoding zinc-dependent alcohol dehydrogenase family protein has product MRALRLNSTRPIEDHPLTLVELSPPIPGPGELRLRVQVCGLCRTDLHIIEGDLLLPTLPIVPGHQIIGIVDQVGAGVTRFQAGDRLGVPWLYSTCGRCAFCRRDQENLCDAARFTGYHVNGGYAEFVVVRDEFAYPLPTGISTAHAAPLLCAGVIGLRALRLSEVRPGERLGLYGFGGSAHIAIQVAVHWGCEVLVFTRSEAHRAMARQLGAHWAGQAEADPPGLLDSAVIFAPAGRLVLQALRVLRKGGTISLAGITMSPIPELDYALLYQERTVRSVANSTRQDVRDLLRLAVEIPIRTEVHTFPLDEANHALQLLKQSRFSGAGVLTIS; this is encoded by the coding sequence ATGCGGGCGTTGCGTTTGAATAGTACGCGCCCGATCGAAGATCACCCGCTCACGCTGGTCGAGCTGTCGCCGCCGATCCCTGGCCCAGGTGAACTTCGCCTGCGGGTCCAGGTCTGCGGGCTCTGCCGGACCGACCTGCACATCATCGAAGGCGATCTCTTGCTTCCCACGCTCCCCATCGTGCCCGGCCACCAGATCATCGGCATCGTCGATCAGGTGGGAGCGGGCGTAACGCGCTTTCAGGCAGGCGATCGGCTGGGCGTTCCCTGGCTGTACTCCACCTGTGGCCGATGCGCCTTCTGCCGGCGGGATCAGGAAAACCTCTGCGACGCAGCCCGTTTTACCGGCTACCACGTGAATGGGGGGTATGCGGAGTTCGTGGTTGTGCGGGATGAATTTGCGTACCCGCTCCCGACCGGCATCTCGACGGCCCACGCGGCCCCCTTGCTCTGCGCAGGGGTCATCGGCTTGCGCGCCCTTCGACTGAGCGAGGTCAGGCCCGGCGAACGTCTGGGGCTGTATGGGTTCGGCGGCTCGGCGCACATTGCCATCCAGGTGGCGGTCCACTGGGGATGCGAGGTCCTTGTCTTTACCCGGAGCGAGGCACACCGCGCCATGGCCAGGCAGCTCGGCGCCCACTGGGCGGGTCAGGCGGAGGCCGACCCGCCTGGACTGCTCGATAGCGCGGTCATCTTTGCGCCTGCCGGACGGCTGGTGCTGCAGGCGCTTCGGGTCCTCAGGAAGGGCGGCACGATCTCACTTGCCGGCATCACCATGAGTCCGATCCCGGAGCTTGACTATGCCCTACTCTACCAGGAGCGGACCGTTCGGAGCGTGGCCAACAGTACCCGTCAAGATGTGCGTGACCTCCTGCGCTTGGCAGTCGAGATCCCGATTCGAACCGAGGTCCACACCTTTCCCCTGGATGAGGCTAATCACGCTCTCCAGCTCCTTAAGCAAAGCCGGTTCAGCGGCGCCGGAGTCCTGACTATCTCCTAG
- a CDS encoding radical SAM protein: protein MHECAESQQSLLLPQANQHKTLRIVLIKPSQYDDDGYVIRFWKAVLPSNTLSVLQGLTEDIKRRRVLGDITIQVDTFDEVAEKVPVAQIVKWSRHPFTKLVVCLVGVQTPQFPRALEMGKQFRKYGIDVMMGGFHTSGTINMLGDQGPDIQELYRESIAVVSGEVEGHWEGMLADLLNGQLKPLYSFAQDLKELVDIDNAPLPIISRKTMKHFARPNFGTVETSRGCPFSCSFCTIINVQGRMMRERSPEVIAELIRRNYTEHRIDFYFFTDDNFARKKWWRETFEAIIRLREEGIKISFMMQVDLARKPQDFVRLAAEAGCTQVFVGMESVNPDNIKAQGKGQNKVEEYKAIIGEWHNVGVAVHVAYIIGMPFDTKAQVALDMQYLMDEIQPDQASFFMLTPLPGSQDHKEMQEHGEWMDPDLNKRDSFHATTAHPNMTTEEWTAAYQEAWRAFYSKENMAKILSRWQHAPRTYWNLLNVYLWYKNAALIEKQHPMVAGFFRLKDRLTRRPGCSVDPLPVHLWKRTKEVYRLFVAWARFLKEMEEVWLQSRPRTERERRVLDEVQRIQGEIWQTLKVAEWQKAYNDAKAALPSKARSLLDPFEELSSKMLLSRRDLNVFLKKWGSLQAKIQTLHRGWAWGDGPAKKWLEQLYALHRDARQGMKVREWQEVYSGLRGRLPSRLDLLYARFDALSNRIVCSRQDLSMFWIRTREHLSRMRFWQIRPFRLAATFFKEFLLTTAFARSLLASTRSKQPRVLQH from the coding sequence ATGCACGAGTGCGCTGAATCACAGCAGTCTCTCCTTCTCCCTCAAGCCAACCAGCATAAGACCCTTCGAATCGTCCTGATCAAACCCTCACAATACGATGATGATGGGTACGTCATCCGCTTTTGGAAAGCCGTACTGCCCAGCAATACCCTGAGTGTCCTCCAGGGCTTGACCGAAGACATCAAGAGGCGCCGTGTCCTCGGCGACATTACTATCCAGGTCGATACCTTTGATGAGGTAGCGGAAAAGGTCCCAGTGGCGCAGATCGTGAAATGGAGCCGCCATCCTTTCACGAAGCTGGTGGTATGTCTCGTCGGAGTCCAGACCCCCCAGTTCCCCAGGGCGCTCGAAATGGGGAAGCAGTTCCGAAAGTATGGGATTGACGTCATGATGGGGGGATTCCATACCAGCGGAACCATCAATATGCTTGGCGATCAGGGGCCGGACATCCAGGAGCTCTATCGAGAATCGATCGCAGTAGTCTCCGGCGAGGTTGAAGGACATTGGGAAGGGATGCTGGCCGATCTCCTCAACGGACAACTGAAACCCCTCTACTCCTTTGCACAGGACCTCAAAGAGCTTGTGGACATCGACAATGCCCCCTTGCCCATCATCAGCCGCAAAACGATGAAGCACTTTGCCAGGCCCAACTTTGGAACGGTTGAAACCTCTCGAGGCTGCCCATTTTCGTGTAGCTTTTGTACGATCATCAACGTACAGGGTCGGATGATGCGGGAGCGTTCTCCAGAGGTAATCGCGGAGCTCATTCGAAGAAATTACACTGAACATCGGATCGACTTTTACTTTTTCACTGACGATAACTTTGCCCGGAAGAAGTGGTGGCGCGAAACCTTTGAAGCAATCATCCGCCTGCGCGAGGAGGGGATCAAGATCTCCTTTATGATGCAGGTGGACTTGGCCCGCAAGCCGCAAGACTTCGTGCGTCTCGCAGCCGAGGCCGGCTGTACCCAGGTATTCGTCGGCATGGAGAGCGTCAACCCTGACAACATCAAAGCCCAAGGCAAGGGACAGAACAAGGTTGAGGAGTATAAGGCCATTATTGGCGAGTGGCACAACGTCGGCGTTGCTGTCCACGTGGCCTACATTATCGGTATGCCCTTTGATACGAAGGCGCAGGTGGCCCTCGACATGCAGTATCTTATGGATGAGATCCAGCCGGATCAGGCCTCCTTCTTTATGCTGACTCCGCTGCCTGGTTCCCAGGACCACAAAGAAATGCAGGAACACGGCGAGTGGATGGACCCCGATCTCAATAAGCGAGATTCTTTTCACGCCACAACCGCACACCCCAATATGACCACCGAGGAGTGGACCGCCGCGTATCAGGAGGCTTGGCGGGCGTTTTACAGTAAAGAGAATATGGCGAAGATCCTGTCACGATGGCAGCACGCCCCGAGGACATATTGGAATCTCCTGAATGTCTACCTGTGGTACAAGAACGCGGCCCTGATCGAAAAGCAACATCCGATGGTGGCCGGCTTTTTCCGCTTGAAGGACCGGCTGACGCGGAGACCAGGATGTTCGGTTGATCCGCTGCCGGTCCATCTTTGGAAGCGTACGAAAGAGGTGTACCGTCTGTTCGTGGCATGGGCTCGATTCCTGAAGGAGATGGAAGAGGTCTGGCTTCAGTCCCGCCCTCGAACTGAAAGAGAAAGGCGAGTACTCGATGAGGTGCAGCGGATACAAGGAGAGATCTGGCAGACCTTAAAGGTTGCGGAGTGGCAAAAGGCATATAATGATGCCAAGGCGGCGCTACCCTCCAAGGCCCGGAGCCTGCTCGATCCCTTTGAGGAACTCTCCTCCAAGATGTTGCTCAGCCGCCGGGACCTGAATGTGTTCCTGAAGAAGTGGGGAAGCCTTCAGGCCAAGATCCAGACACTGCATCGCGGTTGGGCATGGGGAGACGGACCTGCCAAGAAATGGCTTGAGCAGCTCTATGCGCTCCATCGAGATGCTCGGCAGGGCATGAAGGTTCGTGAATGGCAAGAGGTCTACTCCGGCCTCAGGGGAAGGCTCCCGTCACGACTGGATCTGCTCTA